The following are encoded together in the Panicum virgatum strain AP13 chromosome 6K, P.virgatum_v5, whole genome shotgun sequence genome:
- the LOC120713389 gene encoding dnaJ homolog subfamily B member 1-like, giving the protein MGSRDYYEILNVGRDATDDDLRRAYRRLAMRWHPDKNPGGKADAEARFKEITEAYNVLTDADKRAVYDQYGEEGLRGEVPQPGGGRGSDDIFAEFFGSTPFTYCSRGGGGNARGGTQPPPPPAWDGGFGRSYRRRQGGGGGAAPSMAPPPPPVESRLACTLEELYVGVTKKMRISRNVVDANGRMKTESEVLSIEVKPGWKKGTKITFPGKGNQQWNQLPADLVFVVDEKPHPVYRRDGNDLVAEARVTLAEALGGTVVVLAALDGRELAVDVGGGEEDDAPVVCPGYELVVPAEGMPIAREPGRCGSLRIRFDVAFPERLTRRQRAQIKRVLEAGC; this is encoded by the exons ATGGGATCAAGGGACTACTACGAGATCCTCAACGTCGGCCGTGACGCCACCGACGACGACCTCCGCAGGGCCTACCGCCGGCTGGCCATGCGGTGGCACCCCGACAAGAACCCCGGCGGCAAGGCCGACGCCGAGGCCAGGTTCAAGGAGATCACCGAGGCATACAAC GTGCTCACCGACGCAGACAAGAGGGCGGTGTACGACCAGTACGGGGAGGAGGGCCTCCGCGGGGAGGTGCCGCAGCCCGGCGGTGGCCGCGGCAGCGATGACATCTTCGCCGAGTTCTTCGGGAGCACGCCGTTCACGTActgcagcaggggcggcggcggcaacgcgcGCGGCGGGACGcagcccccgccgcccccggcgtGGGACGGCGGGTTCGGCCGGTCGTACCGCCGCAGacagggtggcggcggcggcgcggcgccctcgatggcgccgccaccaccgcccgtGGAGAGCAGGCTGGCCTGCACCCTGGAGGAGCTCTACGTGGGCGTCACCAAGAAGATGAGGATCTCCCGGAACGTCGTGGACGCCAATGG GAGGATGAAGACGGAGTCGGAGGTCCTGTCGATCGAGGTGAAGCCCGGGTGGAAGAAGGGCACCAAGATCACGTTCCCGGGCAAGGGCAACCAGCAGTGGAACCAGCTCCCCGCCGACCTGGTCTTCGTGGTCGACGAGAAGCCCCACCCCGTGTACCGGCGCGACGGCAACGACCTGGTGGCCGAGGCCCGGGTGACGCTCGCCGAGGCGCTGGGCGGCAcggtcgtcgtcctcgccgcgctcgACGGCCGCGAGCTGGCCGTggacgtgggcggcggcgaggaggacgacgccCCCGTGGTGTGCCCCGGGTACGAGCTGGTGGTGCCGGCGGAGGGCATGCCCATCGCGCGCGAGCCCGGGCGCTGCGGCAGCCTCCGCATCCGGTTCGACGTCGCGTTCCCGGAGCGGCTCACCCGCCGGCAGCGCGCGCAGATCAAGCGCGTCCTCGAGGCCGGCTGCTAG
- the LOC120713623 gene encoding UAP56-interacting factor-like, with protein sequence MESLPLTAEAIAFTEKKMDMTLEDIIKMSKKKNAGGKKPPRQPIKKRPFQNGNSTQGNAKVQRFMESRSTIRQGVLAQRRSNLGGNQFPVTKQAAKKAAAMPMRNKAGRWNKPSTSTLVQRRPVGDAFQNGKAKEMQNQAAPRTMDALFAQMKAQRMRTVPQQQANPAPGHQFNPQRRVQQQQQQQRRGRGYGGRNVGNQ encoded by the exons ATGGAGTCACTACCCCTAACAGCTGAAGCTATTGCTTTTACCGAGAAAAAGATGGACATGACTTTGG AGGATATAATCAAGATGTCAAAGAAAAAGAATGCTGGAGGCAAGAAACCCCCTAGACAGCCG ATCAAAAAACGCCCATTCCAGAATGGCAACTCTACTCAAGGGAATGCCAAAGTTCAACGGTTCATGGAATCTAGATCGACCATCAGACAA GGTGTTCTTGCACAAAGGAGGTCAAATCTTGGTGGAAATCAGTTCCCTGTTACAAAGCAGGCTGCGAAGAAGGCTGCTGCTATGCCAATGCGCAACAAGGCTGGCAGATGGAACAAGCCAAG TACGAGTACCTTAGTGCAGAGGAGGCCTGTAGGTGATGCTTTTCAGAATGGGAAG GCCAAAGAGATGCAGAACCAGGCAGCACCAAGAACAATGGATGCGCTCTTTGCACAGATGAAGGCTCAACGCATGAGGACCGTGCCACAGCAGCAGGCAAACCCTGCCCCTGGGCATCAGTTCAACCCCCAGCGACgtgttcagcagcagcagcagcagcagaggcgaGGCAGAGGATATGGTGGCCGTAATGTTGGCAACCAATGA
- the LOC120713388 gene encoding uncharacterized protein LOC120713388, whose product MSHLAKDYRQESFSLSKPAQRNLEILFVSLRLRAERVKSLQGEVQLNIPASQAWEMFTSNEIVSKVNPDMLCLAGAEYLEGDGSPGSLRLFRLGPVLHHFVKESVQKTEKVEPGRCIGYEAIRGELKMYDTYFIPRHLLLRPCPGKEGKSCIAGWKAEFDPTSSTTPQPENAEDASLGFLRQLETCSASN is encoded by the exons ATGAGCCACTTAGCCAAGGACTACCGCCAGGAATCATTTTCCTTGTCAAAGCCAGCACAGAGAAATCTTGAGAtcctgtttg TGTCACTGAGACTCAGAGCAGAAAGGGTGAAGAGCCTGCAGGGTGAGGTCCAGCTGAACATCCCTGCAAGCCAGGCATGGGAGATGTTCACCAGCAATGAGATTGTCAGCAAGGTGAACCCCGACATGCT ATGCCTCGCCGGCGCAGAGTACCTCGAAGGCGATGGCAGCCCGGGCAGCCTCAGGCTCTTCAGGCTAGGACCTG TACTCCATCACTTTGTGAAGGAATCGGTTCAGAAGACTGAGAAGGTTGAGCCGGGCCGGTGCATCGGCTACGAGGCCATTCGCGGTGAGCTGAAGATGTATGATACCTATTTCATACCAcgtcaccttcttcttcgtccctGTCCGGGGAAAGAGGGGAAGTCGTGCATCGCTGGATGGAAGGCCGAGTTTGATCCGACGTCCTCCACCACCCCACAGCCGGAGAATGCTGAGGATGCCTCCCTTGGGTTCCTCAGGCAGCTCGAAACCTGCAGTGCTTCCAATTAG
- the LOC120713620 gene encoding NEDD8-conjugating enzyme Ubc12-like — MINLFKIKGQKKDDAATANGKPAAKKQSPGELRLHKDIAELNLPMTTKISFPNGKDDLMNFEATIKPDEGYYVGGKFVFTFQVPPAYPHEPPKVKCKTKVYHPNIDLEGNVCLNILREDWKPVLNINTIVYGLNLLFSQPNDEDPLNHEAAAVLRDDPNKFEKNVHRAMAGGYVGETHFPRCM; from the exons ATGATAAATCTTTTTAAGATTAAGGGCCAGAAGAAGGATGATGCAGCGACTGCAAATGGAAAACCTGCTGCCAAGAAGCAAAGTCCAGGGGAGCTGCGTCTCCATAAAG ATATTGCCGAACTCAACCTTCCCATGACCACCAAGATCTCTTTTCCGAATGGCAAGGATGATCTGATGAACTTTGAGGCCACTATTAAGCCCGACGAAGGGTACTATGT AGGTGGTAAATTTGTTTTTACCTTCCAAGTTCCTCCAGCCTACCCTCATGAACCTCCCAAAGTCAAGTGTAAGACCAAG GTTTACCATCCCAATATTGACTTGGAAGGAAATGTCTGCCTGAACATTCTGCGTGAAGATTGGAAGCCTGTTCTGAACATCAACACCATTGTGTATGGTTTGAATCTTCTTTTCTCG CAACCTAATGACGAGGACCCCCTCAACCATGAAGCAGCAGCTGTTCTTCGTGATGACCCGAACAAGTTTGAGAAAAATGTCCACAGGGCAATGGCTGGGGGCTATGTTGGTGAAACCCACTTCCCTAGGTGTATGTAA
- the LOC120713621 gene encoding pentatricopeptide repeat-containing protein At1g19720-like → MELLLAPLPSILPRPHQFPPQPASRPSHGRIQEPIMAFAQAPPLALPFQEARSSFQAPRHSTRPPAQEPRIHPRPGPSLRSEPRMVSDTKLITMHSCAERLVDARKVFDGMARRDLLTWSAMIGAYAIRGMYSDVIALAVTMVREGVIPDRFLITRILQACAYTEELKLGMAMHSLAIRKGFTERVRDVPVGNSLLAMYVKCGELGRARRVFGKMVQRDLGTWNSMIFGCCRSGEWDEARRLLADMRHEGTEPGVVTWNTLISSYARSGDLDMAMELLEQMEESGVAPDVVTWTSLVSGFVHSDRGDEALQCFIRMRLAGIEPNGMTIASAISACASLRLLSQGMELHCHAIKVGSVNNVLSGNSLVDMYAKCGEIVAAKRIFNDIPEKDIFSWNSMVAGYAQAGYCGKAYELFCKMESLGVRRNVITWNIMISGYIRNGDDERAFELFQMMESCGVKRDTASWNILIAGSVHNGHFDRALRIFRQMQALLVRPDYITILSIIPAFANLVAFWKVREIHACIFHYNLEMDAKIANALINAYSKSGDLAGACAVFDRHSSRNIITWNCIILAHLLHGSPSEALDRFCQMKEEGVLPDNTTLTAVIKAYGLKGKVSEAEEIFYNMEHDYNIAPDVDHYAAMVDILGRSGRLEEAYELIDEMPLIPSLAVWEALLTAATIHGNVRLANLAARELVSIEPSDPRIQRLIYNLQDLAGKSVDVPHMIVSNKGRELEEVDSCSVEIENKVYLLSTGDNFVLEGTVADLKSIMVQIGISMLNTSSGTPDVEEEKEELSAMHCEKLAIALAISNSPPFRSIRIIKNVRMCRHCHTFAKLVSEKYERQILIKDSNCLHKFKGGKCSCEDYW, encoded by the coding sequence ATGGAGCTCCTCCTGGCTCCCCTACCCTCCATCCTCCCCAGGCCCCACCAATTCCCGCCCCAACCCGCCTCCAGGCCCAGCCATGGCCGCATCCAAGAACCCATCATGGCGTTCGCGCAAGCTCCTCCCCTCGCGCTGCCATTCCAAGAAGCAAGAAGTAGCTTCCAAGCCCCTCGCCACAGCACCCGCCCCCCTGCCCAAGAGCCAAGAATCCACCCGCGGCCTGGTCCTTCGCTTCGCAGCGAGCCCCGGATGGTCTCGGATACGAAGCTTATCACGATGCACTCCTGCGCCGAGCGCCTGGTCGACGCCCGCAAGGTTTTCGACGGAATGGCGCGCAGGGATCTGCTCACCTGGTCGGCAATGATCGGGGCCTACGCCATCAGGGGCATGTACAGCGATGTCATTGCGCTCGCAGTGACAATGGTCAGGGAAGGGGTCATTCCAGACAGGTTCTTGATCACCCGGATTTTACAGGCATGTGCGTACACTGAGGAATTGAAGCTCGGGATGGCGATGCATTCCTTGGCTATCCGGAAAGGGTTCACGGAGAGAGTGAGGGATGTGCCAGTTGGTAACTCGTTGCTGGCGATGTATGTGAAGTGTGGAGAATTGGGGCGTGCGCGTAGGGTGTTTGGGAAGATGGTGCAGCGGGACTTGGGCACATGGAACTCGATGATTTTTGGGTGTTGCCGGTCTGGTGAGTGGGACGAGGCACGGAGGCTGCTTGCTGATATGAGGCATGAAGGTACAGAGCCCGGGGTTGTCACATGGAATACGTTGATTTCGAGCTATGCGAGGTCTGGGGATCTTGATATGGCCATGGAGCTGCTGGAGCAGATGGAGGAATCTGGAGTTGCTCCAGATGTTGTCACCTGGACTAGCCTTGTGTCTGGGTTTGTCCACAGTGATAGGGGGGATGAGGCTCTTCAGTGTTTCATCCGGATGCGTCTTGCTGGAATCGAACCAAATGGTATGACAATTGCAAGTGCCATCTCAGCTTGTGCAAGTTTGAGGTTACTGAGTCAGGGAATGGAGCTCCATTGCCATGCAATTAAGGTTGGGAGTGTGAACAATGTGCTCTCAGGGAACTCCTTGGTTGACATGTATGCAAAATGTGGAGAAATTGTTGCAGCCAAGAGAATATTTAATGATATACCCGAGAAGGATATATTCTCCTGGAATTCAATGGTTGCAGGGTATGCACAAGCAGGCTATTGTGGCAAAGCATATGAACTTTTCTGTAAGATGGAGAGCCTTGGTGTTCGGCGCAATGTGATTACCTGGAATATAATGATCTCAGGATACATACGAAATGGGGATGACGAGAGAGCCTTTGAACTATTCCAGATGATGGAAAGCTGTGGAGTAAAAAGGGATACAGCTTCTTGGAACATACTCATTGCGGGTTCAGTGCATAATGGTCATTTTGATAGAGCCCTAAGAATATTCCGGCAGATGCAAGCACTTCTGGTGCGACCAGATTATATTACAATCCTAAGTATCATTCCAGCATTTGCAAACTTAGTTGCATTTTGGAAAGTACGGGAGATCCATGCCTGCATTTTTCACTACAATTTAGAAATGGATGCTAAAATTGCAAATGCACTCATCAATGCCTATTCAAAATCCGGCGATCTTGCTGGTGCTTGTGCTGTTTTTGATAGGCACTCGTCAAGAAATATTATCACTTGGAATTGTATCATTCTTGCACACTTGCTGCATGGCTCTCCAAGTGAAGCATTGGATCGCTTCTGTCAAATGAAAGAAGAAGGTGTGTTGCCAGATAATACAACCTTGACTGCTGTAATCAAGGCCTATGGCCTCAAGGGCAAGGTATCTGAAGCGGAAGAAATATTTTACAACATGGAGCATGATTACAACATTGCTCCAGATGTAGATCATTATGCAGCTATGGTTGATATTCTTGGCCGCTCAGGGAGATTAGAAGAAGCATATGAGCTTATTGATGAGATGCCACTCATACCCAGTTTAGCAGTCTGGGAGGCATTGCTTACTGCTGCAACAATTCATGGAAATGTAAGGCTGGCAAACCTGGCAGCAAGAGAGCTGGTTTCGATTGAGCCCAGTGACCCTAGAATTCAAAGACTGATTTATAATCTGCAGGATCTGGCTGGAAAGTCTGTTGATGTACCACACATGATAGTATCCAACAAAGGAAGAGAGTTGGAAGAGGTTGATAGCTGTTCAGTTGAAATTGAGAACAAGGTCTATTTGTTATCAACTGGTGATAATTTTGTGTTAGAGGGCACAGTAGCTGATCTGAAATCTATTATGGTTCAGATTGGAATCTCAATGCTGAATACCAGTAGTGGGACTCCAGATGTTGAAGAAGAGAAGGAAGAATTATCTGCAATGCATTGTGAGAAGCTAGCAATTGCTCTTGCAATTTCAAATTCCCCTCCTTTCAGAAGCATACGAATAATAAAAAATGTAAGGATGTGTCGCCATTGCCACACATTTGCCAAGCTTGTTTCAGAAAAATACGAGCGGCAAATTCTGATCAAGGATTCAAAttgtttgcataaatttaaggGTGGAAAGTGCTCCTGTGAAGATTATTGGTGA